The Rhodothermales bacterium genomic sequence AGGGATCGTACGAATTGAACGAGGTCGGCCAATCCGGGACCGCCATGCCCGCATTGATGCTGGTGACGAACGCGCCCCACGAGAGCAGGCCGACGGCAACGCCCAACGTGACCGCTGTGAAGACGAAACGCGACCGGAGTGTCGCCGGGTACCCTGTCGAGAATGGATTCATACTCAGGACCAACCCGTGCACCGCACGGGCGTTCTGGCCGTGGTGTAAAGAGCGTGAGAAATGAAGACCGGCTGTCGTGGAACAGGACCCGTGCCCACGTTTGCTGAAAGGGGGTATTCATGCGTATCTTACTGCCTTGCGCGGCGATATTCAATCGCTCAGGTCCATCCATTCCACCATCTGCGTGTCTCCTCTCCGTTCCCATCACCTGCAACAGGGCCTGGCGGTCCTGCTCCTGGTCAGCTCGACGATCTGGATGGTCGTACCCCAGGCGTTCGCGGGATCGGCAGGAGCGGCTGACGGCGGGTGGTTGACGCATTTCCTCGGCCAGTCCCCGGTCCAAACCTCGGGGAATGGTTTCCAGGATGCCTCTGCCCCGGATGCGCTGATCGTCCAGCCTGTAGTCGTTGCAGCACAAGTTTCGGCTCCGACGGTCCAGAAACGCAACGTTGCCACGCGGTCGGCCCTTCCTTCACTGTCCGCTCCCGGAATTTCACGTTTTTCGGTTGAGCGCGATGCCGGTACCGCCGTTTCATATGCCCGGTTGCTGGGTTCCTCCATCCAGGCACTGGGTCCATAGCCCCCATTTCTCTCAGTTGGCCGCGTCCGACATGACATTCTCTCGTCGCGACGCCAGCCAGACCCGGATTCCTTCGCGTCGTCGGCACAGGCCCGCCGACGCATCCCACAGTTCATTCAGTTCATCACTACCATCATGCAAGGAAATGGAATGAAAGTCGGTTTGACGATCTTTTTTCTCGTCCTGTCCGGCTACTACCTGTATCCCACATTCCAGGGGTATTTCATGGACCGCACCGCCAACAATCTCCCGGAAGCGGAGCGTGTTGAATGGGAGCGGGAGAATGCGGCCAAGATCCGCACCGTAAATGAGAAGGCCCTGAAGCTGGGTCTCGACCTTCAAGGAGGCATGCACGTCACGCTCGAAGTCCGCGTCGACGCCCTCATTGACGCCCTCGCAACGGATCAGGATGAGGTATTCCAGACCGTGCTCGTCGAAGCGCGCGACGAAGCTTTCGCATCCGGTGGGTCCGTCATCGATGCATTCGTCGCCAATTTTGAAGCACGTGACCCCAACATGCGACTTTCCCGGTACTTCCGGAACGAGCCGGCGGGAATTACCCGTCGTTCGACCAACGCGGAAGTGGCTGCCTGGCTTTCCACGGAGGCCGACGCGGCCGTGGCCAGGGCCATTGAAATCATCCGGGACCGTGTGGACCGCTATGGCGTGACCGAACCGGCCATCCAACGGCAGGGAAGCCGTCGTGTCATCGTGGAGCTGCCGGGTATTGATGATGAAGAACGCATCCGTGGTCTCCTCCGCGGTACAGCCCGTCTGGATTTCCGTTTGATGGCCGAGCCGGCCGAGTTGCTCCGTTCGTTGCAGCGCATCATTGAATATTATGAAGTCGAGCCGGACAGCGCCGATGTGGCAGCCGCCGACACTTCGATGGATGTGCTGGACTTGCTGGACACCGGTGAGGACGGAACGTCGGGAAATCTGCTCCTGGACAAGTTCCAGCCCATCGGGCAGGGAGTCATATTCGGCAGCTCCGTGGCGGCCGATACGGCGGCCGTGAATGCCATGCTCGACGCACCCGATGTACAGGCCATGTTGCCTCCCGGCGTAACGCTCATGTACACCTCATCCCCTGAGGGCATGACAGCCGATGGCGAAGAAATCTATTACATCGTCGGCGTGCTGAATGAAGCCGATCTGACGGGTGAGGTCGTAACCGATGCCCGCGTGGAATTCGATCCCTTCACGAACGTCCCCGAAGTGTCCATGGACATGAACTCGGAAGGGGCACGGACCTGGGCCCGCATGACGGGTGCGAATGTCGGCAAGCAGGTAGCGATTGTCCTGGACGGCGTGGTCTATTCGTTCCCGACCATCCAACAGCGGATTACGGGTGGGCGCACGAAGATTACCAATCTGGCCTCGCGCGAGGAAGCGGCGGACATCGTGACCGTATTGAAATCCGG encodes the following:
- the secD gene encoding protein translocase subunit SecD, with product MQGNGMKVGLTIFFLVLSGYYLYPTFQGYFMDRTANNLPEAERVEWERENAAKIRTVNEKALKLGLDLQGGMHVTLEVRVDALIDALATDQDEVFQTVLVEARDEAFASGGSVIDAFVANFEARDPNMRLSRYFRNEPAGITRRSTNAEVAAWLSTEADAAVARAIEIIRDRVDRYGVTEPAIQRQGSRRVIVELPGIDDEERIRGLLRGTARLDFRLMAEPAELLRSLQRIIEYYEVEPDSADVAAADTSMDVLDLLDTGEDGTSGNLLLDKFQPIGQGVIFGSSVAADTAAVNAMLDAPDVQAMLPPGVTLMYTSSPEGMTADGEEIYYIVGVLNEADLTGEVVTDARVEFDPFTNVPEVSMDMNSEGARTWARMTGANVGKQVAIVLDGVVYSFPTIQQRITGGRTKITNLASREEAADIVTVLKSGALPAPVDIVEERTVGPSLGERSIKAGLNSVILGLVLVALFMIFYYRGGGMIANLALILNLIFVMGILAGFNATLTLPGIAGIVLTIGMAVDANVLIFERIREEQSTGKTLKASIDGGYSKALSAIFDANITTFFVGVILYSFGLGPIQGFAVTLMAGILSSLFTAIVFTRIIFDYLITERRLTVSVG